CCAAAGCTTACCACAATATAATGAAAAAGTAATTGAAGCATTTTACGTATATGAACCATCAAAAGGACTACCACAATATAATAAATTATTATATCTACCAAACATGATTGATTATAATTCCAAAAAAGAAAATGTATATAATGTAGATGACCATTTCATATATAATGCTATAGAATATCTTACTAATCTAAAAATAAAATCTATTACAAAAAATGATACAGATGATAAACCTCTATTTGATCCTAATATAAATTGGAATGAAATATTACAAAAATAAGAAAAAAATAATAAATTTTTTTTAATATTTTTACATTCATCTTTCTTTTTTTAATAATTATGTAAAATATCATTACATTTATCCCAATCATGCTCATAAATATGCAAACTCATAGCATGATGAGTCATACAAGTAAGACGTGTTCCCGTCCTATGAGCCACATAATAACCCACTTCACGAAGTCCAAAAAGATTGGGAAAAGTTGCACCACCACAATCATTACTCCTAAAAAAATCAGTCATATGCAATTCACCATCACCACGAATAAGAAAAGCAATTTCTTGAAGACATGGAATTTCATCAACTTCATTATCTTTTATTGGATCTATTGTTATTGCTATTGCACGTCTTGATTCACGACAACTATTAAGTTTACGTATACATTCCTCTATCTGATCATTTCCAAAATACTTACGTAAACGATTACCATAAGTATAAACAAACCCTTGATCATTATTTGGGTCAAGTAATTCTTTTTTATAGGTTTCAAGTCTATCATCATGCCATGGACTACACTCTGGTATATCATTACTATTAGGATTAGTTATTTCAAGTACTACATTTTCAAGTTCACGGGTAAGAGTTCCACGTTCATCTCTTACTTCATTACCTTCTTGCATTATCTTTTTTACACATGTAAGCCATGCTTTACTTATTGTTGGTGTTCTTATAAATTTAGCCATAATTAAAAATATGCCTCCCCTTTTCTTAATCTATTTCTGTTCTATAATTATTCCAGCCATACTTTTCTAATTTTTCTACCATTTCAACTGCTTCTTCTAGTGTATTATATGATCCATAATACTCTTGTTTTCGTCCATTATATTTATGAATTCCATATTTGTTACTTTTAGTTTTATAAATATATCTTGGTAGCTTGGTTGGTTTTTCTTTATTTAATTCTCCACTTATTCCTTTTATTGTGATTTTTTCATAAAATGCTAATGCTTTCTCATATGTTGGAAATGATCCTAAATAATGTGTTTTTCCTTGTATTGTTTTATTTATTTCATAATGATCTCCACGTTTATATATAGAAGGATTTGTATAATATTCAACTGGTCTTATTGGTTCACGTTGTGGTACACGTGAATCTATAGTTTGTTCTACTTCCTCTGCTTCTTTTCGAGTAGTATAACTTCCATAATAATGTGGAATTCCTTTTTTAAAAGTATATACTGCATAGTCATATTGATCTTTGTATATCATAATATCTTTTTTACTCCTAGTTGACTTGTTTTTGTGTATGTTGTATATTTCTTATCTTTGTTATATTTTCTTAAAATTTGTTCAAGCTCATAAGGGTTTGGACTAGGTGCATTAATTATACTTACATCATATACCACATCATTTCTATACTGTTGTAATGTATATTGATCACATGTAATAGATTTCATGATTTCACCTACATCTTCTGGTGATAATAATCTACTTGTATATGTTGTTCTACATTCAAGAAAAACTCCATGTTTTTGTATTATTCTCATGGTTTCAAGTATTTTATTACATGTATATGCAGGTACTCTGTTTGTTATCTTATAATATTTATCAAGTGGTGCTTTTACATCTAATGCAACATAATCTAAGTATTTGATTATAGTACGTAGTCGACGTGGATGTAATCCATTTGTATCTAGTTTGTAACGTAGATTATACTTTTTGGTATACTTTATAATTTTTAGTATTGTTTGATTATGTAATAATGATTCACCACCAGTAAATACTATTGCATCAAAAAAGTCATGATTTTCATCTATCATTTTAAAAAGAGTTTCTAAATTAGTTATGTTATGATATTGTAATAATTCGGGATTGTGACAATATTTACATCTTAAATCACAACCATAAAAAAATATGTCAAGACTCATACATCCTGGATAATCAAGTGCTGAGTATGTTGTTTCTATGTACATTGGTGATTCCTTGTACTAATTTTACTTAAAAAAAAGATTTTTAGAAATTATTTACAAAAAAAGGGAATAAAATGAAAAAGAAAGAATTAATAAAGGATAATTCTCACTTTTTAATATATTTTAAATCCTTTTTTTGATTTTTAAATGTTTTTTATAAATAACACATTCTATTTTTTTTTTAAAATGTGTTAAATAATAAATTTTTTTCTTTATTTTATTTTATCAAGATTATTTTGTATAATGAAAACAAAATAAGTATATATAATCATCACTGTTATTTTTGAAATAAAAGATATTCTTATCTTTTTTTTATATTATATAGATTATTACAATCCAAATAAAATAAAATTTTTTTAAAACAAAAATTCAAATTGTTTTGGTTTTTAATATTACAAATAATTAACACTATAGAAAATCAATATTATTAGATTAGCTAAATAATACTGATTACAATAACATATAATAATAAAAAAAGAAATATAGAAATTTCTTCTCAATTAGATAATATATCATTCATACTATAAAAAAGTTATGATTCAACATCTTTTCTTATTTCATTCACATTAATTATATTTGCCATAAGTTTCCATTCCTTAGCTTCAAAGTCATATATTGCTCTCCACTGAATATAGTCATCACCAGTAATATGAAATAGTTCTGCTATATTTTTTGGAATAGTTGCTCTAAATGAGTCTTTAGATCGTGTTTGATAACCTATTTTTGATATTTCATTATATATTTTATCTTTTGTAGGTTTTGCTGTTATCTCTTTTTTCTTTGGCATAACTTTTGTACTCCTCCATTTTTATTATTTTTATTTGAATTTAATAACATTATTTACTGTTATATGTGTTATGTATATTGATTAGTAATATTTAAGCATAATGGTAGA
The window above is part of the Methanosphaera cuniculi genome. Proteins encoded here:
- a CDS encoding anaerobic ribonucleoside-triphosphate reductase activating protein is translated as MYIETTYSALDYPGCMSLDIFFYGCDLRCKYCHNPELLQYHNITNLETLFKMIDENHDFFDAIVFTGGESLLHNQTILKIIKYTKKYNLRYKLDTNGLHPRRLRTIIKYLDYVALDVKAPLDKYYKITNRVPAYTCNKILETMRIIQKHGVFLECRTTYTSRLLSPEDVGEIMKSITCDQYTLQQYRNDVVYDVSIINAPSPNPYELEQILRKYNKDKKYTTYTKTSQLGVKKIL
- a CDS encoding SPOR domain-containing protein; amino-acid sequence: MIYKDQYDYAVYTFKKGIPHYYGSYTTRKEAEEVEQTIDSRVPQREPIRPVEYYTNPSIYKRGDHYEINKTIQGKTHYLGSFPTYEKALAFYEKITIKGISGELNKEKPTKLPRYIYKTKSNKYGIHKYNGRKQEYYGSYNTLEEAVEMVEKLEKYGWNNYRTEID
- a CDS encoding thymidylate synthase — translated: MAKFIRTPTISKAWLTCVKKIMQEGNEVRDERGTLTRELENVVLEITNPNSNDIPECSPWHDDRLETYKKELLDPNNDQGFVYTYGNRLRKYFGNDQIEECIRKLNSCRESRRAIAITIDPIKDNEVDEIPCLQEIAFLIRGDGELHMTDFFRSNDCGGATFPNLFGLREVGYYVAHRTGTRLTCMTHHAMSLHIYEHDWDKCNDILHNY